A single Mytilus trossulus isolate FHL-02 chromosome 12, PNRI_Mtr1.1.1.hap1, whole genome shotgun sequence DNA region contains:
- the LOC134692482 gene encoding uncharacterized protein LOC134692482: MQQRDVVVNGTVPVTLDAVNIISNSTQTDDFIDIIIVRNNPIFIGIFCGCVFLVTICAFLWCYLRTNPSERFNLTLTTSVSNNISTSQQTSHKDGHHGRESASL; this comes from the exons ATGCAACAGAGAGATGTAGTTGTCAATGGAACTGTGCCAG ttACACTTGACGCTGTTAACATAATATCAAATTCAACACAGACTGATGATTTCATAGATATTATAATTGTTAGAAACAACCCTATTTTTATCGGTATCTTCTGTGGGTGTGTGTTCTTGGTGACTATCTGTGCATTCTTGTGGTGTTATTTACGAACAAATCCATCAGAAAGATTTAATTTAACCTTAACCACGTCA GTTTCAAACAATATTTCTACATCACAACAAACCAGTCACAAAGACGGACATCATGGAAGAGAAAGTGcg TCGTTGTAA
- the LOC134692483 gene encoding uncharacterized protein LOC134692483 produces MDNDILFNSSNSASVKRQRLYQFLLQVNWRSFVSGIIVGSSLSVLLSLSLFLIIAPYLNDKPEAESPLADSFKDIDGIKIRFGNWQWGSCSKTCGIGVQEGIRTSICPQNVQCVDNETEILRRHCISEHCSDQDDINQAYSDFEKAVVNVLDQHAPLKKRKQCKQPAPFMNQELRKAV; encoded by the exons ATGGACAATGATATTCTTTTTAACAGCTCTAATTCTGCTTCAGTCAAGAGACAAAGACTATATCAGTTTTTGCTACAAGTTAACTGGAGATCGTTTGTGTCTGGTATAATTGTTGGCAGTTCGTTATCTGTACTGCTaagtttatctttatttttgatcATTGCACCATACTTGAACGACAAACCAGAAGCGGAAAGTCCATTAG CTGATTCATTCAAAGATATTGATGgcataaaaataagatttggAAACTGGCAATGGGGATCGTGTTCCAAGACATGTGGTATTGGTGTACAGGAAGGGATCAGAACCAGTATATGTCCACAGAATGTTCAATGTGTAGATAATGAAACGGAGATTTTACGAAGACATTGTATTAGTGAACACTGTTCCG aTCAAGATGATATAAATCAAGCATATTCAGATTTTGAAAAGGCTGTGGTAAATGTTTTAGACCAACATGCtcctttgaaaaaaagaaaacaatgtaaacaacCAGCACCATTTATGAACCAGGAGCTACGAAAAGCAGTGTAA
- the LOC134692484 gene encoding uncharacterized protein LOC134692484, which translates to MHENKTAQQQLEFSAISNEFVDKKLKNLDIKKATGIDGISVKVLKLAQPVITKPIFELINKTIKSATFPDKFKEAQVVPLHKKNNVLDVGDYRPVSIVQAISKMFERAIYKQLVEYFNTRFHPYLSAFRPKYGCQTALLGIIED; encoded by the coding sequence atgcatgaaaacaAAACTGCCCAACAACAACTAGAATTTAGTGCCATCTCAAATGAATTTGtagataaaaaacttaaaaatttagaCATAAAAAAGGCAACAGGAATAGATGGCATATCAGTTAAAGTTCTAAAACTAGCACAACCAGTTATCACAAAACCAATATTTGAATTGATAAACAAGACTATAAAATCAGCCACTTTTCCAGACAAATTCAAAGAGGCACAAGTTGTACCATTGCATAAAAAGAACAATGTACTTGATGTGGGCGACTATAGACCAGTAAGTATAGTTCAAgcaatttcaaaaatgtttgaacGAGCAATTTACAAACAGCTAGTTGAATACTTCAATACACGTTTTCATCCATACTTGTCTGCTTTTCGACCAAAATATGGATGTCAAACTGCTCTACTCGGGATTATAGAGGACTGA